The window ATGATTGCCCTGGAAATCAAGGGCGGGTATGAGGAGACGGCCCGCTTCGTCTCCGCCCTGAACCTTCCGCTGAACGCCGTCAGCCTGGGCGGCGTGGAATCCCTGGTGGTCCATACGGCGGCGATGTGGGGCGGGGTGATGACCGAGGAGCAGATGAAGACAGCCGGGATTCAGCCCAATTTCGTGCGCTTCTCGGTGGGGCTCGAGCACGTGGAGGATCTGAAGGCGGATTTGTGGCAGGCCCTGCAAAAGGTTTGAAGGGGAAGGGCTCCGTAGGCGAAGGAACGGCTGCAAGAAGAGCCCCCCTCAGCAGGCGGCGCCAGCTGCGGACGGCTTCCCAATAGGCGTCTCAATCTTGCGCGCCGAACGAGAAGCTCGCCCGGTTTGCGGAAAGCGAGGCGGCGGGTTTGCTGAGGAAAAGGAAAAGGCCCATGCGGGCCTTTGAGATTGATGACAAACCCCCTGGCTCTTTTCGCAAGAAAAGCGCCAGGGGTTGCATGTTTATGGGAAATAAACAGATAAAGGAGATTAGATTTGGTAAATTAGGCGGATCACAAAGCCTTTTCCTCTCTTCGAGAGGAGCAAGGCCATTTTTTTGATGTTTTGAGCCACGGCAATAAGGAGGCATTGCTCTCTGACTTTGGCAAGCCCCCTGTAGCGTGCATAACGAAGCCCATGAAGTTCTTTGGCGTCAGCGAAGCTGCGCTCAATGGTCTGACTCCGTCGTTTATACAGTTGTTTGCCCCTTTCACTTAAAC of the Planifilum fulgidum genome contains:
- a CDS encoding transposase, with product LSERGKQLYKRRSQTIERSFADAKELHGLRYARYRGLAKVREQCLLIAVAQNIKKMALLLSKRGKGFVIRLIYQI